From Pseudomonas sp. StFLB209, a single genomic window includes:
- the folD gene encoding bifunctional methylenetetrahydrofolate dehydrogenase/methenyltetrahydrofolate cyclohydrolase FolD, whose translation MTTSHTCDLSSPTQAAIIDGKRFAEQVRQEVAEGARAFRDTYQRGPGLAVVLVGDDPASQVYVKTKMKKAAELGIESFPHLLPGSTPQQELLALIDILNHDRSVHGILVQLPLPAHIDEARVIAAIAPAKDVDGFHPVNVGRLAQGKPGLTPCTPLGCLMLLKDRLGDLTGKKAVVVGRSNIVGKPMASLLLQENCTVTIVHSRTQDLNAECRQADILVVATGHAELLGAEAIKPGAVVIDVGINRIERNGAPVLVGDVDFAAASQVASAITPVPGGVGPMTVACLMKNTLTAALAIEAAV comes from the coding sequence ATGACCACCTCACACACCTGCGACCTCTCCTCGCCCACCCAGGCGGCAATCATCGACGGCAAGCGCTTTGCCGAGCAGGTGCGTCAGGAAGTCGCCGAGGGTGCCCGAGCGTTTCGTGACACTTACCAGCGAGGACCGGGCCTGGCCGTGGTGCTGGTTGGTGACGACCCGGCCAGCCAGGTTTATGTAAAAACAAAAATGAAAAAGGCCGCCGAGCTGGGCATTGAGTCGTTCCCTCACCTGTTACCGGGCAGCACGCCTCAGCAAGAGTTGCTGGCACTGATCGACATCCTCAACCATGACCGCAGCGTGCACGGCATTCTGGTGCAATTGCCGCTGCCCGCCCATATCGATGAAGCCCGAGTGATCGCCGCCATCGCTCCGGCCAAGGACGTCGACGGCTTTCACCCGGTCAACGTTGGCCGCCTGGCGCAGGGCAAACCCGGCCTGACGCCCTGCACACCGTTGGGCTGCCTGATGCTGCTCAAGGACCGACTCGGCGACCTGACCGGCAAAAAAGCCGTGGTGGTCGGGCGCTCGAACATCGTCGGTAAACCCATGGCCAGCCTGCTGTTGCAGGAAAACTGCACGGTGACCATCGTTCACTCGCGCACCCAGGACCTCAATGCCGAGTGCCGTCAGGCCGATATCCTGGTAGTCGCCACCGGCCACGCCGAACTGCTCGGTGCCGAGGCCATCAAGCCTGGCGCTGTGGTGATCGACGTCGGTATCAACCGCATCGAACGCAACGGCGCGCCGGTACTGGTAGGCGATGTGGACTTTGCGGCTGCCAGCCAGGTGGCCTCGGCCATCACCCCGGTGCCAGGCGGCGTCGGGCCGATGACCGTGGCCTGCCTGATGAAAAATACTCTGACGGCAGCGCTGGCGATTGAGGCGGCCGTTTAA
- the mexE gene encoding multidrug efflux RND transporter periplasmic adaptor subunit MexE codes for MAQSLHFLRYPLTALAMVVLTACGRAPEATQAPAAPKVSVAKVLEQPINEWDEFTGRLEAPETVEVRPRVSGQIDQVAFTDGALVKKGDLLFQIDPRPFQAEVRRLEAQLQQARAVASRSENEAERGDRLRANNAISAELADSRTTSAQEAKAGVAAIQAQLDLARLNLSFTKVTAPISGRVSRAEITSGNIVTADVTALTSVVSTDKVYAYFDADERVFLKYNELARQGQRGQSTPVYLGLSNEADNPHLGQMNFVDNQVNPRTGTIRGRAVFDNTDGRFTPGLYARLKLVGSGTYSAVLIQDEAVGTDLGKKFVLVMDQNNTPAYRAVELGPKLEGLRIVRSGLAKTDTIVVKGLQRVRPGQPVDPQVTPMASDQTLAALRQQREALEASNMTPVSTKTTVKLASVTAPRG; via the coding sequence ATGGCTCAGTCACTTCACTTTTTGCGCTACCCCTTAACCGCACTGGCCATGGTGGTACTCACCGCCTGTGGTCGCGCCCCGGAAGCCACTCAGGCGCCAGCCGCCCCCAAGGTCAGTGTGGCCAAGGTGCTGGAGCAGCCGATCAACGAGTGGGACGAATTCACCGGGCGGCTCGAAGCGCCGGAAACCGTTGAGGTCCGTCCACGAGTCTCCGGCCAGATTGATCAGGTGGCCTTCACCGACGGCGCGCTGGTCAAGAAAGGCGACCTGCTGTTCCAGATCGACCCGCGTCCATTCCAGGCTGAAGTGCGCCGTCTCGAAGCCCAACTGCAACAGGCCCGGGCCGTGGCCAGCCGTAGCGAGAACGAAGCCGAGCGTGGCGACCGGCTGCGCGCCAACAACGCGATTTCTGCCGAACTGGCTGATTCGCGGACCACTTCGGCACAGGAAGCCAAGGCCGGCGTGGCAGCGATTCAGGCGCAACTGGACCTGGCGCGCCTGAACCTGAGCTTCACCAAGGTTACCGCACCGATCAGTGGCCGGGTCAGCCGCGCCGAGATCACCAGTGGCAACATCGTCACCGCCGACGTCACGGCCCTGACCAGCGTCGTTTCCACCGATAAGGTCTATGCCTACTTCGACGCCGACGAACGCGTATTCCTCAAGTACAACGAACTGGCCCGTCAGGGTCAGCGCGGCCAGAGCACCCCGGTGTATCTGGGCCTGTCCAACGAAGCGGATAACCCGCACCTGGGCCAGATGAACTTCGTCGATAACCAGGTCAACCCGCGCACCGGCACCATTCGTGGCCGGGCAGTGTTCGACAACACTGACGGGCGCTTCACCCCTGGCCTGTATGCGCGCCTGAAGCTGGTGGGCAGCGGCACCTACTCGGCAGTGCTGATCCAGGACGAAGCGGTCGGCACCGACCTGGGCAAGAAGTTCGTGCTGGTCATGGACCAGAACAACACCCCGGCTTACCGCGCCGTGGAGCTGGGTCCAAAGCTTGAAGGCCTGCGCATCGTGCGCAGCGGCCTGGCCAAGACCGACACCATCGTGGTCAAGGGCCTGCAACGTGTGCGTCCCGGCCAGCCGGTGGACCCGCAGGTCACGCCGATGGCCAGCGACCAGACCCTCGCGGCCCTGCGCCAACAACGTGAGGCGCTGGAAGCCAGCAACATGACGCCTGTCAGCACCAAGACCACCGTCAAACTCGCCAGCGTCACAGCGCCACGCGGTTAA